Below is a genomic region from Bifidobacterium crudilactis.
GTCAGGAGTCGGGTCAGAGCCATGACGCGGCGTGGCGCAACAAGACGATGGGCGCTATTCGGAGGCAGCCTTTCTTCGCCCACCTCCCGTTGATTGATGGCAGCGACGGCAGGCGCATGGCCAAGCGCTTCAACTCCTTGGACATGGGAGCACTCAGAGCGTCCGGCACCCGCCCGCAGGAGGTGATAGGGAGATGCGCGTGGCTGCTGGGTGTGTTGCCGGAAGCGACTCCTGTCGAGGCCAAAGACCTGATAGGCGCCTTTTCCTTCGCTGCGCTGCATGAGGACAGAGAGGACCGCATACTTGACGCGGAGATGTGACGCAGGTGCTACTAGCATTGGCAGATGAAATAGTCACAAGCTGCGGGGATGAATGGTTATGGTCGCATATATGGAGCACAAGGATCTCGCCAACGAGCGATTGGACCCTTCGAGAGGTATCGAAATCCGTGACGGAGTGCACAGGGTCATGGACGCCGTCGCCTTGGCGGCCGCGGACAGTGGCAGGAATCCGGACGATATCCGGCTGCTCGCAGCAACAAAAACCCGCGACGTCGGTGAGATCATGGCGGCGATTGATGCCGGTGTGCGTCTGATAGGGGAGAACAGACCGCAGGAAATCGAGGCCAAGGCCGAAGCTTTGCTCAAGCTGTGCGCCCAGCGCGGGCTGGACCTGGGTGTCGGCGGGAACGGTGTCGGCGATGTCCCATCTGCACGGGCGTCGGAGCATGTGGGTTTTCATCTCATCGGTCAATTGCAAAGCAACAAGATCAACAAGGTGCTGCCCTTCGTGACCACCATCGAGTCGGTGGATGGTCTGCGTCTGGCGGAACGTATCGCGAGACGAGCTGTGAGCGGCGGCCGTTCGGTCGGTGTGCTGCTAGAGGTCAACGAATCGGGAGAGGAATCGAAATCGGGTTGTGCGCCTGAGGAGGCTCAGGAGCTGGGATGCAGTATCGCGGCTCTGGAAGGTCTGGAATTGCGTGGGCTGATGACCATCGGAGCGCACGTCGAAGATGAAGGACGTATCCGAGCGGGCTTCGCGCACCTGCGTGGACTGCGCGATGCCATCCTTGCGTCAGGCGAGGCCGGAACGGCGTCATGCCGGGAACTGTCGATGGGCATGACCCACGATATGGGCTACGCGATTGAGGAGGGTTCGACCATCGTGCGCGTAGGAACCGCGATCTTCGGCGAGCGCGCCTTCATCTGAGCGCGCGCTTGAAATAGATAACTGCACTACAAGGACAGCTTTTTGAAGAAATTCTGCGATTTTGCTGTCCTTGTAGTGCAGTTATCTTGTCGGACCCTTGCACGGCGTACTCTCATATGCCATGCGTACCGCATCATGGGTGTGCTTCAGAGCGCTTCCTTGATGGCATCCACGAATGCATCGAGGTCATCGGGCTTGCGTGAGGTGATGAGTTTCCAGCCCCTGGCATCGTCGACGACGACCTCGCGATCTTCATGGACGCCGCCTGCGTTCTCGACATCTGCCTTGATGTATCTGCAGCTGGTGAGGGTTTTGCCGCCGAGGACCTCCGCGTTGACGAGCAGCCACGGCCCATGGCAGATTGCGGCGATGGGTTTGCCCGCTGTGGCGAAATCCTTCGCCAACGCGATTGCGTCCGGGTTGATGCGCAGATGGTCGACATTGCATGTGCCGCCGGGAACCACCAGCAGGTCGAAATCGGAGGCTTTCACGTCGGAGAGCAGTGCGTCGGGCTGGACTGTGCTGCCTTCATAGCGGTCGTGCCGTACGGTCTCCACGGCTTCGTGCGCCGGTGCAGCCAAGGTGACTTGGGCGCCGGCCTGGCGAAGATCATTGAGTGGTCTGGTGAGCTCGGTTTCCTCGATGCCCCAATCGTGAACCACGATAAGAACCTTGCTGGAATGTATGTCTGACATCCTCGTCCTTCCTGTTGCGCGGCAGATGCAATGGTGACCGGTCCGTTCCGGTGCGGATGGCTTCGGCCGCCGACGGTGCCGGTGGCCGCGAACCTGGGCCATGACTCCATAGTGTCACCTTGCTTCGCGATAGGCATCCCTTCCCGTCTCATATCAGTTATCAGCGAATTCGCGCTCTTATGGGCAGTGCGCAATATCGTCGCGGTATGGTTCCGGCATTATGCTGGAGAGCATGAGAATCGCACGCTTTTCGTATAACGACCGCCCACAGTATGCTTTCGTCCAACATGACGACTCCGACAACAGGGATTACCTCATTGCTCTCGATGGTTATCCCCTGTCCGCGCAGGCCGTCAAGCCGACCGGAGAGCGTTACGCGGTGGACGGCGAAGGCATCCGTCTGCTGGCGCCCGTCATTCCCTCGAAGGTGTACGGTCTGGCGAAGAACTATCAGGCCCATGCCCGATTCATGGCCGAGGCCGGTATGTCCGACATCACCGAAGCGCCGGAGCGCATGATGATTTTCGCGAAGCCTTCGACCGCGGTGATCGGGCCGGATGACCCGATCGTGTACCCGGCGTATTCCCACCAGATGTGCTATGAGCCCGAAGTGGCCGTGGTCATCGGGCGCATCGCGAAGAACGTGCCGGTGGAGCACGCAATGGACTATGTGCTTGGCTTCACCTGCGTCAATGATGTGACGTTGCGCGATCTGCAGCAGAACGATCCGATGTGGACGCGTTCGAAGGGCTTCGACACCTCCTGCCCGCTGGGTCCGTGGATCGAGACGGAGCTGGACTTCGCCAACACCGGTATATCCTTCTCTCTCAATGGCGAGACCGTGCCGGAGGCATCCGGAAACACCACCAAGCTCATCCACTCCATTCCTGAGCAGATAGCCTTCATCTCCAGCTTCTCGACCTTGCTGCCGGGTGATGTCATCATGACCGGCACACCGCATGCTTCCGGATCGCTGCGTCCCCGTGACGAGGCGGTGGTGCATATCGACGGCATCGGTGACCTGCGCAACGTGGTGGTGTCGGCCTGACCCTATCCACATCTGAAACTGTGCAAACAGGCATGTCAGCGGGTTCATTTCGGCTTCTTGGCGTGCCTGTTCGCACAGTTTTGTGATATGGGGGGCGTATTGAGAGCCAAGTCCGACGATTAAATCGTAAACTTGAGTGCATGAGGCTCAAGTTTGGGAATATTGTGGTGTATCGAAGTGTTGTGCATATGAGACTTCACGGAATGTGATCGAGAGAAATTCGGTGCGCCGGATGATTGCCGTTGTTGATGGCGGTGTTTTCCGAAGCTCGAATTCGTTGAAGGTTCCGACTGAATGCAACGGAGGAGATAATGGAACAACAATTTACGACGATGTCGCAGCAGGCGATTTCCGACGCGATTCAAAGCGCATCGGCGGCGGGTAACGCTCAGGTGGATGTGCTGCATCTGCTGGATGCGCTGCTGCGCCAACAGGAAGGGTCGGTGCCGGGCCTGGTGGCCGCCGCGGGAGCGGATGTGCAGAGTCTCGGTGCCGAAGTGCGCAATGCGCTGGTCGCGTTGCCTCGCGCCAGTGCTTCGACGGCCACACAACCGCAGGCAAGTCGTCAGCTCAGCACGGCCATCGCCCAGGCAGAGAAGGAGATGCGCGATATGGGGGACGAGTACGTCTCCACGGAGCATCTGCTCATCGCCTTGGCCGTCGGCCCATCGCAGGTTGCCGACATGCTCAAGCGGCACGGACTGACGCCGAAAGCCTTGCGTGACGCGGTGCCCGGTGTGCGGGGCGGGGCGAAGGTCACCAGTGCGGATGCCGAAGGCACATACAAGTCCCTGGAGAAATATTCGACCGATCTCACCGCCCAGGCGAAGGACGGGAAGCTCGATCCGGTCATCGGCAGGGATAGGGAGATCAGGCGCGTCATCCAGATTCTGAGCAGGAGGACGAAGAACAATCCCGTGCTGATAGGTGAGCCCGGAGTCGGCAAAACGGCGGTGGTCGAAGGACTGGCGGAGCGTATCGTCGCCGGGGATGTCCCTGTCGGCCTGCAAGGAAAGCGCCTGATATCGCTGGATCTCGGTTCCATGGTCGCCGGGAGCAAATACCGTGGCGAATTCGAAGAGCGGCTGAAGGCGGTGCTGAACGAAATCAAGAGCGCCGACGGGCAGATCATCACCTTCATCGATGAGCTGCACACCATCGTCGGCGCCGGTTCCGCGGAAGGTTCGATGGACGCCGGCAATATGCTCAAGCCGATGCTGGCCCGTGGCGAACTGCGCCTGATCGGTGCGACCACACTTGACGAGTACCGCGAGAACATCGAGAAGGACCCGGCCTTGGAGAGGCGTTTCCAGCAGGTCTTCGTCGGCGAGCCCTCCGTCGAGGACACGGTGGCCATCCTTCGTGGTTTGAAGCAGCGCTACGAGGCGCACCACAAGGTCACCATCGGCGACGATGCGCTGGTGGCGGCGGCGACATTGTCGAACCGCTATATCAGCGGGCGTCAGCTTCCGGACAAGGCCATCGATCTGGTCGATGAGGCCGCGGCTCATCTGCGTATGGAACTTGACTCGCAACCCGAGGAAATCGATGAGCTGCAGCGTAAGGTCACTCGCTTCGAGATGGAGGAGATGCAGCTGAAGAAGGCTGAAGACCCCTCGTCCAAGGCACGGCTCGAGAAGCTGCAGGCCGACCTTGCGGACACCCGTGAGCGTCTGGCAGGTCTGAAGGCTCGATGGGACGAGGAGAAGGCCGGGCACAACAAGGTCGGAGACCTCCGTGCAAAGCTCGATGCGCTCCGCGTGGACGCAGACAAGGCCACCCGTGAGGGTGATCTGGAGAAGGCTTCGCGCATACTCTACGGTGAGATTCCGACCATTCAGAAGGAACTGTCCATCGCTGAGGAGGACGCCGATGCGAAGGACGCCGAGTCTGGCCAGTCACCCGAAGCTGCGGGTAGCGCCGGTGGTTCCGGCAAGGAGCCGATGGTCCCGGACCATGTGGATGCCGATTCCGTGGCGGAGATCGTCGCCGACTGGACGGGCATCCCTGTAGGAAGACTCATGCAGGGCGAGAACGAGAAGCTGCTGCATATGGAGGACTTCCTCGGCAAGCGGGTAATCGGTCAGCGGCGGGCGATCACCGCGGTCTCCGATGCCGTTCGGCGCTCGCGTGCAGGGATTTCCGACCCCGATCGTCCGACAGGTTCCTTCATGTTCCTGGGGCCGACCGGCGTAGGCAAGACGGAGCTGGCCAAGGCGCTCGCGGACTTTCTCTTCGACGATGAGAAGGCGATGGTACGTATCGATATGAGCGAATACATGGAGAAGGCCTCCGTGTCACGGTTGATCGGTGCCGCGCCTGGGTACATCGGCTATGAGGAAGGAGGGCAGCTCACCGAAGCCGTGCGTCGCCGCCCGTATTCCGTGGTGCTCTTCGATGAGGTCGAGAAGGCCAATTCCGAGGTCTTCGATGTGCTCCTCCAGGTGCTCGACGACGGGCGTCTGACCGATGGGCAGGGCAGGACGGTCGATTTCAGGAACACGATTCTGATCATGACCTCGAACCTGGGCTCTCAGTTCCTGGTCAACGATGCACTCGATGCAGAAGCCAAGCATCGTGCGGTCATGGATGCCGTCCATGCCCAATTCAAGCCGGAGTTCATCAACAGGCTTGACGAACTGGTGGTCTTCGACCCGCTGACCCGTGACGAGTTGGGCAGCATCGTCGATATTCAGGTCGCTCAGGTCGCCAAGAGGCTGACTGACAGGCGTATCAGCCTGGATGTGAGCGAGGCGGCCCGTGAATGGCTGGCTGATGCGGGATATGACCCCGCCTACGGCGCTCGGCCCTTGCGCAGGCTGGTGCAGACCGAAGTCGGGGACCAGCTGGCACGTATGCTGCTTGCGGGAAGCGTGCATGACGGCGACACCGTGCTGGTCGACCAGACCGGTGGCGAGCATCTGGAACTCACCGTGTGGCCGACGGACACGCTTATCGATGACAGCGAGATTCACCGCTCGGGTGGGCGTCCGGACGGGCGTCTGGAAGGCGGCCATCAGGCGTCCTCCGATGATGCGTCGGACGGTTCGTCGCAACGGTAGCAATTGCCGTCACAAGATCGCGGAACGCCAGGCTCACGCCGTGAGCGGCGCTCCGCGATGCTTTCGACGCCATCCTTCTGCGCTCGGATCTGCCCGTTGCTGTGGGTCCGAGCGCAAAGGTGATTGACTATCTCGTCAGCCTTCGATCAGGCGAGGTTCATGCGTCGACCTTGAGGAGGGCTGCGCGTTGGCGGTGATGCGAATCACCTGATGGTGCAATCTGTGGGCGTTGAGCACGACGCACAGAGACGACAGGGCCATGGCCACGGCCGCGATGACGGGGTTGAGCAGCCATCCGGTGAAGGGGTAGAGCACACCCACGGCGATGGGGATGGACAGCAGATTGAAGGCCATCGCCCAGATGAAGTTCTCCCGGATGTTGCGGATGGTGATTTCGCACAGTCGGATGGTGTTGGGTATCCCTCGCAGATCTCCGTTTACCAGCGTCACATCGGAGGATTGCAGCATGCCGTCGGCCCCTGAACCCATGGCAAAACCCACATCGGCCGAGTTCAGCACGGCGGCGTTTTCAAAACCATCACTGGCCAGGGCTACAAGATCGCCGGGTTCGGACTCTGCAATAAGACGCTTGATCCAGGTCTTCTTGTCCTGTTGATTCACCGAGGCGATGACTTCCTCGATGCCGAAACGCCGTGCCTCTTCGACGGTCGATGTGCTTTCCCCGCTGCCCATGAGAATGGTGCGTATGCCTCGATCATGCAAGGACTTCACTGCGGAGGCGGTGCCGTGGGCATCGTCTTCGTCAACGTTGCCGATGGCGCTCTGATCGAGCACCACGGTGCGAATGCGGGCGCCTCGCTGCAGAACTTTGGCGGAGGATAGCAGTATGCCATTGGCGGCACCGAGATTGACGCTGGCGCTGACGGACAGGGGCGTGACGAGCCCAAGAGCGCATGGGCACGCGATGATCAGGACGTTGATGGCGGTTACCACCGCATGCGACAAGCGCGGTTGGGGCCCGAGGACCACCCAGATGGCAAAGGTCCAGATGGCGATGAGCATGACCACCGGAACGACGATTCGGGAAATGATGTCGGTGAGCCGCTGGACCGGAGCCTTGCTGTTCTGGGCCTTTGCGGCGACGTCGACGATACCGCCTAGTGTGCTGTGCCTACCCACCTTCGTGCAGCGAACGAGGACGGGGCCGCTCGAGGCGACCGTCCCTGCATGGACTCGTTGCCCTGGTCCTCTGAGTGGGCTCTCTCCTTGCCCGTTGATGGCGGATTCGTCGATGAGCGCCTCTCCGGCGACGATGCTGCCGTCGGCGGGGAATGATTCGCCTGGACCGACAAGCACGATGTCGCCCGGGGTCAGGGCGTCGCTATCGACATCGGTGCAGTATTCCGCCGCAGTGGAGGGGTCGGTGCGATCATCGCTGTGCCTTGGGCACGAGATGGGCGATTTTCGGAAGCAGCTCTGCGAGCTGGCGTACCGAAGAGGCGGACTTCGCTCTGGACTTGGTCTCCATCAGACGTCCCAACAGCACCAGGGTGATGGTCACGCCCACCGATTCAAAGTAGGGTTCACGGGATCCTTCGGGCATGAAATCCGAAGCGACGCATACGGCGAGGCTGTATATGTACGCTGCGGAGGTGCCGATGGAAATCAGCGAATTGATGTCGGGGCTGCGTTTCGCTATCGTATGCAAGCCGATGTGGTGGATGGGCCTGCCGCAGTAGAACATCACGGGAGTGATCAGAATCGCCTGAAGCCATGGGCTTTGTATCCAGGCGGCATTCGTCCAGTTGTTCGGATCGTCGGATCCGAACAAGGCCAGCACCGCCAACGCGAATACGATTGCCGTGAGAACTATGCCGACCAGCACCAGTCGGCTGAGCGCCGCCGCTTCGTGCTCTCTGTCCCCGTATAGAGCCGCATAGGCCTCATCGCTGGACTGCGAGTCTGCGGACGTGCCGCTCCCTTTTGCGGACGAGGATGACTCTGCGTCGGACGGGGAGAAAAAATACCAGATGACGAACCAGGTCAATGCTCCGGCAGCGACCACAGTGGCGCCGAGCATGAAGATATCGAATCCCATGTGTGTCCTCCTTCGGTTTCTATCATCTCATTGCCGGGTATGGTCTTCGGAATGCCGGCCCGTGAAGTGCGAAGCGCCGTGCGTCCCGTACGGCTTCGGCAGGCGTCCGCCTGTGGCGCGAAGGCCGTGCCGGAGGCAACACCGTGACCTTTGCATTGTATATTCCTGTACCGTTGCGCATCAGATGGACCATATGTTTACACGCAGACCACGTATTTGCCGTCTGGGGCCCTGACCTCTGCAAGGCCGGGGAGAGGATGCCGTCTGAGTCGGGATGACCTCGTCTGCTCAGACGTGAGCACCGTCGCAATGCCTGCGCGACGTCCAGCGATGCTGATTCAATAGAACATATGTTCGATAATGCTTCTGCTTCCATGTCGTTGCTTCTTGTGGTCCTGGCCGTATTGCTGGCTGCGCTCGCAGGATTCGCATTCGGAAGGTATTCTTCGCTGGGCGCCCGCTCGGGCGCAGACGGCGGTCAAGGGGGCGAGGACGCCCAGACACTGCTTCGTCGTTGCGAGACTCTGACGGAAAATCTGCAATCCGCCAATGCCAGGGTTGTGGAGTCTTCAACGAGGGCCGAAGGGCTGCAGCAGCAGCTGGACTACGTGAAGTCACAGCTGGTCGAGTCCCAGCGCTCGGAACAGCGGCGTCTGGAGCTGGAGCAGGAGCGCAACCGGGAGGAATCCCGGAAACGTGAGCAGCAGCAGCGGCAGGGCATGCAGGAGCAGAGCAAGGTTCTGAGCGCGTTGTCTCCGGTGCAGCAGAACCTCGAGGCCTTGCAGCGCAAGGTCGCGCAGATTGAAGAGGGACGCAAGCACGAGATGGGGATGCTCGGTGAGCAGCTCAAGGGGCTTGGTGATCAGCAGACCCGATTGGACAAGGAAACGAGTTCGCTGGCATCGGCTCTGCGGAACAACAAGATTCGCGGCGCCTGGGGCGAGGCCCAGTTGAAGAACATCGTCGAATCGGCGGGATTGCTTGAGCATGTCGACTTTGATACGCAGGTTGTGGTCAGCGATGGCGATGGTCATATTCAGCGGCCGGATATGATCGTTCACCTGCCGGGAGGTAAAACGATACCCATTGATGCCAAAGCTCCGTATGCCAATTACCAGAGGGCCTGTGAGATTCCCGAGACCGCGCCCCAGGACGAGCTGCTTCGCAGATCGGCCTTGCTTAAATCGCATGCCAAGGATCTGAGGGAACACGTCAAGACACTGGGGGACAAGGCCTATTGGAATGCCTTCGACACCGCCCCTGATTTCGTGGTGGCCTTCATACCCAATGAATCTCTGCTCCAAGCGGCTCTGGAAGCGGACCCCACGCTGATGGACGACGCCTTCGCGCAGAAAGTTGCCCTGACCTCGCCGGTTACATTATGGGCCGTTCTCAAGTCCGTCGCCTACGCATGGCAGCAGCAGAGTCTCACCGATGACGCGAAGACGCTGTTTACCCTATCCAAGGAGCTGTATGGGCGTTTCGTGGTGCTCGGCGGCAGAGCCAATGCCTTGGGCAAGGCCATCACCAAAAGCGTAGGGGCATACAACCAGTTCGCATCCTCTCTGGAATCGAGGGTGCTGGTCACCGCTCGCAGGTTGCAAAAGCTCGACCAATCCAAGATCATCGAGGAAGTCGGACTCATAGATTCGGAACAGGCCAATATCCGCGAACTCACTGCGCCGGAAGTGCAGGAAGAGGATGCGAAGATAGCGTCGGATACGCCGGTGCCTGACGGAGGGGAACGCGGTCGCTGAGCGTTTCATGGCTTCGGATTCACTCTGGGCGTGCCCGGCTCTATTCTGGTTGTCATGGCATCACAACGAGAATCCGGAACATTTCGGCAGACAGGCGCTCCTGAATTGCGCAAGGAACAAGGGGTCGGCAACGTTGAGACACTCGATACCAAGGAACAGCTCCGACGTTTGCTGATTCCCGAGGTCTCCCTT
It encodes:
- a CDS encoding YggS family pyridoxal phosphate-dependent enzyme — translated: MVAYMEHKDLANERLDPSRGIEIRDGVHRVMDAVALAAADSGRNPDDIRLLAATKTRDVGEIMAAIDAGVRLIGENRPQEIEAKAEALLKLCAQRGLDLGVGGNGVGDVPSARASEHVGFHLIGQLQSNKINKVLPFVTTIESVDGLRLAERIARRAVSGGRSVGVLLEVNESGEESKSGCAPEEAQELGCSIAALEGLELRGLMTIGAHVEDEGRIRAGFAHLRGLRDAILASGEAGTASCRELSMGMTHDMGYAIEEGSTIVRVGTAIFGERAFI
- a CDS encoding type 1 glutamine amidotransferase domain-containing protein is translated as MSDIHSSKVLIVVHDWGIEETELTRPLNDLRQAGAQVTLAAPAHEAVETVRHDRYEGSTVQPDALLSDVKASDFDLLVVPGGTCNVDHLRINPDAIALAKDFATAGKPIAAICHGPWLLVNAEVLGGKTLTSCRYIKADVENAGGVHEDREVVVDDARGWKLITSRKPDDLDAFVDAIKEAL
- a CDS encoding fumarylacetoacetate hydrolase family protein translates to MRIARFSYNDRPQYAFVQHDDSDNRDYLIALDGYPLSAQAVKPTGERYAVDGEGIRLLAPVIPSKVYGLAKNYQAHARFMAEAGMSDITEAPERMMIFAKPSTAVIGPDDPIVYPAYSHQMCYEPEVAVVIGRIAKNVPVEHAMDYVLGFTCVNDVTLRDLQQNDPMWTRSKGFDTSCPLGPWIETELDFANTGISFSLNGETVPEASGNTTKLIHSIPEQIAFISSFSTLLPGDVIMTGTPHASGSLRPRDEAVVHIDGIGDLRNVVVSA
- the clpB gene encoding ATP-dependent chaperone ClpB, translating into MEQQFTTMSQQAISDAIQSASAAGNAQVDVLHLLDALLRQQEGSVPGLVAAAGADVQSLGAEVRNALVALPRASASTATQPQASRQLSTAIAQAEKEMRDMGDEYVSTEHLLIALAVGPSQVADMLKRHGLTPKALRDAVPGVRGGAKVTSADAEGTYKSLEKYSTDLTAQAKDGKLDPVIGRDREIRRVIQILSRRTKNNPVLIGEPGVGKTAVVEGLAERIVAGDVPVGLQGKRLISLDLGSMVAGSKYRGEFEERLKAVLNEIKSADGQIITFIDELHTIVGAGSAEGSMDAGNMLKPMLARGELRLIGATTLDEYRENIEKDPALERRFQQVFVGEPSVEDTVAILRGLKQRYEAHHKVTIGDDALVAAATLSNRYISGRQLPDKAIDLVDEAAAHLRMELDSQPEEIDELQRKVTRFEMEEMQLKKAEDPSSKARLEKLQADLADTRERLAGLKARWDEEKAGHNKVGDLRAKLDALRVDADKATREGDLEKASRILYGEIPTIQKELSIAEEDADAKDAESGQSPEAAGSAGGSGKEPMVPDHVDADSVAEIVADWTGIPVGRLMQGENEKLLHMEDFLGKRVIGQRRAITAVSDAVRRSRAGISDPDRPTGSFMFLGPTGVGKTELAKALADFLFDDEKAMVRIDMSEYMEKASVSRLIGAAPGYIGYEEGGQLTEAVRRRPYSVVLFDEVEKANSEVFDVLLQVLDDGRLTDGQGRTVDFRNTILIMTSNLGSQFLVNDALDAEAKHRAVMDAVHAQFKPEFINRLDELVVFDPLTRDELGSIVDIQVAQVAKRLTDRRISLDVSEAAREWLADAGYDPAYGARPLRRLVQTEVGDQLARMLLAGSVHDGDTVLVDQTGGEHLELTVWPTDTLIDDSEIHRSGGRPDGRLEGGHQASSDDASDGSSQR
- a CDS encoding HAD-IC family P-type ATPase; the protein is MSCPRHSDDRTDPSTAAEYCTDVDSDALTPGDIVLVGPGESFPADGSIVAGEALIDESAINGQGESPLRGPGQRVHAGTVASSGPVLVRCTKVGRHSTLGGIVDVAAKAQNSKAPVQRLTDIISRIVVPVVMLIAIWTFAIWVVLGPQPRLSHAVVTAINVLIIACPCALGLVTPLSVSASVNLGAANGILLSSAKVLQRGARIRTVVLDQSAIGNVDEDDAHGTASAVKSLHDRGIRTILMGSGESTSTVEEARRFGIEEVIASVNQQDKKTWIKRLIAESEPGDLVALASDGFENAAVLNSADVGFAMGSGADGMLQSSDVTLVNGDLRGIPNTIRLCEITIRNIRENFIWAMAFNLLSIPIAVGVLYPFTGWLLNPVIAAVAMALSSLCVVLNAHRLHHQVIRITANAQPSSRSTHEPRLIEG
- a CDS encoding HAD family hydrolase, which gives rise to MGFDIFMLGATVVAAGALTWFVIWYFFSPSDAESSSSAKGSGTSADSQSSDEAYAALYGDREHEAAALSRLVLVGIVLTAIVFALAVLALFGSDDPNNWTNAAWIQSPWLQAILITPVMFYCGRPIHHIGLHTIAKRSPDINSLISIGTSAAYIYSLAVCVASDFMPEGSREPYFESVGVTITLVLLGRLMETKSRAKSASSVRQLAELLPKIAHLVPKAQR
- a CDS encoding DNA recombination protein RmuC, encoding MFDNASASMSLLLVVLAVLLAALAGFAFGRYSSLGARSGADGGQGGEDAQTLLRRCETLTENLQSANARVVESSTRAEGLQQQLDYVKSQLVESQRSEQRRLELEQERNREESRKREQQQRQGMQEQSKVLSALSPVQQNLEALQRKVAQIEEGRKHEMGMLGEQLKGLGDQQTRLDKETSSLASALRNNKIRGAWGEAQLKNIVESAGLLEHVDFDTQVVVSDGDGHIQRPDMIVHLPGGKTIPIDAKAPYANYQRACEIPETAPQDELLRRSALLKSHAKDLREHVKTLGDKAYWNAFDTAPDFVVAFIPNESLLQAALEADPTLMDDAFAQKVALTSPVTLWAVLKSVAYAWQQQSLTDDAKTLFTLSKELYGRFVVLGGRANALGKAITKSVGAYNQFASSLESRVLVTARRLQKLDQSKIIEEVGLIDSEQANIRELTAPEVQEEDAKIASDTPVPDGGERGR